The stretch of DNA AATTAACCCTAAAATAAATAAAAAGATGATGATTATATCGAGCATCGTAGTCAATCCCTCTTTTTCAATTCTCTTTCAAGCGTATCATAAGCATCCTTTAATTGAATATACTCATGCACGACATTCACTGCTGTTAATACTGCTAATTTATTTATATCTAAATTTGGATTTTTACCATTGATTTCTCTCATTTTTTCATCGACAATGGAAGCAACGAGCCTAATATGACTTATACTTTCCGTACCAACAATGGAATATTGCTGTCCATAAATGTCAACCGTTGTACGTGTTTTATTATCTGACAAAACATATGCCCCCATTTCACCAATCCTAAATCTTATAATAACACGAACTAACTTTATGTGGAAAGTAATTTAAAAACATTGTAAATTTTTGTTGTAGGAGTGACGAATTTGTCCAACCAAGTGTTAATTGTAGATAAGAATACGATGAAAAAAATGCAAGCATATTACGAACCAAGCTCTACCGGAAAAATCCCTCCAGGTGGAGTGTTTGCAGCAAAAACTAGCGGATGTTCCATAACTGGCTATAAATCTGGGAAAGTGCTGTTTCAAGGGAGAGATGCTAGTAATGAAGCTGGAAAATGGGGTAGCGTAAATAACGTTTCACCAAACGCAAAAAGCACTACCTCCGTTAAGAAAAAGACTTCATTACCTAGTAATTTCGCTAACCTATCAGTTATCGGATCTGATGAGGTTGGTACAGGTGACTTTTTCGGTCCCATCACGGTTTGTGCGGCGTATGTTCGTCAAGAAGATATGGACATTTTAAAGCACGCCGGAGTAAAAGATTCGAAAGCACTAACTGATGAAAAAATCATAGAGATCGCACGTGAAATAATACCTTTCGTTCCATATAGCTTACTCGTATTACATAATGAAAAATATAATAAAATGCAACAAACAGGGATGACTCAAGGTAAAATGAAAGCACTATTACATAATAAAGCATTAGAAAATGTGTTAAATAAAATAAGTCCTGAAAAACCAGACGCCATTTTAATTGACCAGTTTGCAGAAGAGAATGTGTATTATAGACATTTAACAGGTCAAAAGACCATTGTAAAAGAAAATGTGTATTTTCAAACGAAAGCAGAAGGCCTGCATTTATCTGTAGCTGCTGCCTCGATCATTGCGCGTTATGCATTTTT from Sutcliffiella cohnii encodes:
- the zapA gene encoding cell division protein ZapA, producing MSDNKTRTTVDIYGQQYSIVGTESISHIRLVASIVDEKMREINGKNPNLDINKLAVLTAVNVVHEYIQLKDAYDTLERELKKRD
- the rnhC gene encoding ribonuclease HIII; its protein translation is MSNQVLIVDKNTMKKMQAYYEPSSTGKIPPGGVFAAKTSGCSITGYKSGKVLFQGRDASNEAGKWGSVNNVSPNAKSTTSVKKKTSLPSNFANLSVIGSDEVGTGDFFGPITVCAAYVRQEDMDILKHAGVKDSKALTDEKIIEIAREIIPFVPYSLLVLHNEKYNKMQQTGMTQGKMKALLHNKALENVLNKISPEKPDAILIDQFAEENVYYRHLTGQKTIVKENVYFQTKAEGLHLSVAAASIIARYAFLKEMDKLSEVAQLTIPKGAGAIVDQAAAKVIKKHGEGMLWQLAKVHFANSEKAKRLARK